A genomic window from bacterium includes:
- a CDS encoding single-stranded DNA-binding protein, with protein MSRSLNKVMLIGNVGAEPEIRTTPSGTKVAKVSLATNRVFTDRNGQQQEKTEWHRLTFWDRLADLVEQYVHKGDRLYVEGRIEYSQTEDEQGQPRYWTDIVVRDMVMLGSGSGSPSGPYGESSRPARGTRQPVPPVSPFDDEDDDLPF; from the coding sequence ATGAGTCGGTCGCTGAACAAGGTGATGCTGATCGGGAACGTCGGCGCGGAGCCGGAGATCAGGACGACGCCCTCGGGCACCAAGGTCGCGAAGGTCTCGCTGGCCACCAACCGGGTCTTCACGGACCGGAACGGGCAGCAGCAGGAGAAGACCGAGTGGCACCGTCTGACGTTCTGGGACCGGCTCGCGGACCTGGTGGAGCAGTACGTACACAAGGGGGATCGGCTGTACGTCGAGGGGCGGATCGAGTATTCGCAGACGGAAGACGAGCAGGGCCAGCCGCGCTACTGGACGGACATCGTCGTGCGGGACATGGTCATGCTGGGCAGCGGGAGCGGGAGCCCGAGCGGGCCGTACGGCGAGAGCAGCCGGCCGGCGCGGGGCACGCGGCAGCCGGTCCCGCCCGTGTCGCCGTTCGACGACGAGGATGACGACCTGCCGTTCTGA
- a CDS encoding AI-2E family transporter — MATADRLGEPGGEAGRGVTLGFVARATLVVILLWAVANVVWLGRDLLFIAFFAVLVASFLSIFVDWLEAQGVPRWAGALVVLAALAVLGAAGCVLLWPTLRAQAIQLQEQLPPALAEIGARLEQQYAALTGQFGAPAESLEERVRERVMAELANLLTGALPLLNTVIGAVGGALIVFFAGLYLAIEPRAYFRGLIALVPRRGRPRAQRALEEVGSTLRRWMLGTVIGMLVIGLLTTLGLWVLGIPAALALGVFAGLLEFIPYIGPILSAVPALILALVISPTTAVWVLLLYIAIQQLESNLIMPLLMKGMVELPPALTVLVQVLMALLFGFLGLLLAVPVLAAGKVLVQTLYIEPVADAA, encoded by the coding sequence ATGGCGACGGCGGATCGGTTGGGCGAACCGGGCGGGGAGGCCGGTCGGGGGGTGACGCTGGGGTTCGTCGCCCGCGCCACGCTCGTGGTGATCCTGCTCTGGGCCGTCGCGAACGTGGTGTGGTTGGGCCGGGACCTCCTGTTCATCGCGTTCTTCGCGGTCCTGGTCGCGTCCTTCCTCTCGATCTTCGTGGACTGGCTGGAAGCGCAGGGTGTGCCGCGGTGGGCGGGCGCGCTGGTGGTGCTCGCCGCGCTGGCGGTGCTGGGGGCCGCCGGGTGCGTGCTGCTGTGGCCCACGTTGCGTGCGCAGGCGATCCAGCTGCAGGAGCAGCTCCCGCCGGCGCTGGCGGAGATCGGCGCGCGGCTGGAGCAGCAGTACGCCGCGCTGACCGGCCAGTTCGGCGCGCCCGCCGAGTCGCTCGAAGAGCGGGTGCGAGAGCGGGTGATGGCGGAACTCGCGAACCTGCTGACGGGTGCGCTTCCGTTGCTGAACACGGTGATCGGCGCGGTGGGCGGTGCGCTGATCGTGTTCTTCGCCGGCCTGTACCTGGCCATCGAGCCGCGGGCGTATTTCCGGGGCCTGATCGCGCTGGTGCCGCGGCGGGGTCGGCCGCGGGCGCAGCGCGCCCTGGAGGAGGTGGGGTCCACGTTGCGCCGGTGGATGCTCGGCACGGTGATCGGCATGCTCGTGATCGGCCTGCTGACCACTCTCGGCCTCTGGGTGCTGGGCATCCCGGCCGCGCTGGCGCTGGGCGTGTTCGCGGGGCTGCTCGAGTTCATTCCCTACATCGGCCCGATCCTCAGCGCGGTCCCCGCCTTGATCCTCGCGCTCGTCATCTCGCCGACCACCGCGGTGTGGGTGCTGCTGCTCTACATCGCGATCCAGCAGTTGGAATCGAACCTCATCATGCCGCTGCTGATGAAGGGCATGGTCGAGCTCCCGCCGGCGCTGACCGTCCTCGTGCAGGTGCTCATGGCGCTGCTGTTCGGATTCCTCGGGCTGTTGCTCGCCGTGCCGGTGCTGGCGGCGGGGAAGGTGCTCGTGCAGACGCTGTACATCGAGCCCGTCGCGGACGCCGCCTGA
- the dat gene encoding D-amino-acid transaminase, with protein sequence MLVYLNGEFVPQAEARISVDDRGFLFADGVYEVVRVYDGRPFLMDAHLRRMRQGLHALRIDDPGVDGLAAIAERLLDENRLRSGDATIYIQITRGAAPRAHVFPPAGTPPTVYVAAKPFQPHPPEYHRDGVAALTVPDTRWSRCDIKSVSLLANVLAKQAAKEAGAFEALFVRDGIVLEGSHSNVFAVYDGALVTYPACNYILNGITRQKVFDLAGQLGIPVVEAPIPLDRLFTASEVFLSGTTTEIMPVTRVDGREIGDGRPGPVTQRLQRAYRESI encoded by the coding sequence GTGCTGGTCTATCTGAACGGCGAGTTCGTCCCGCAGGCAGAAGCACGGATCTCCGTCGACGACCGGGGCTTCCTGTTCGCCGACGGCGTATACGAGGTCGTGCGCGTCTACGACGGCCGCCCGTTCCTCATGGACGCGCACCTGCGCCGGATGCGTCAGGGCCTCCACGCGCTCCGCATCGACGATCCCGGCGTCGACGGGCTGGCCGCCATCGCCGAGCGACTCCTGGACGAGAACCGGCTCCGCAGCGGCGACGCGACGATCTACATCCAGATCACCCGCGGCGCGGCACCACGCGCGCACGTCTTCCCGCCCGCCGGGACGCCGCCCACGGTGTACGTGGCGGCGAAGCCGTTCCAGCCACACCCGCCGGAATACCACCGCGATGGCGTGGCCGCACTGACGGTCCCCGACACGCGCTGGTCGCGCTGCGACATCAAGTCCGTATCGCTCCTGGCGAACGTCCTCGCCAAGCAGGCCGCGAAGGAGGCGGGCGCGTTCGAAGCCCTCTTCGTCCGCGACGGCATCGTGCTCGAGGGCTCGCACTCGAACGTCTTCGCCGTCTACGACGGCGCGCTGGTGACCTATCCCGCGTGCAACTACATCCTCAACGGGATCACACGGCAGAAGGTCTTCGACCTCGCCGGACAGCTCGGCATCCCGGTGGTCGAGGCGCCCATCCCGCTGGATCGTCTCTTCACGGCATCGGAGGTCTTCCTCTCCGGGACCACCACGGAGATCATGCCCGTCACGCGCGTGGACGGCCGCGAGATCGGCGATGGCCGCCCCGGCCCCGTCACGCAACGCCTCCAACGCGCGTACCGGGAAAGCATCTGA
- a CDS encoding DNA replication and repair protein RecF, producing the protein MASSPGALVCVELRLRDFRNFAELELAFPAAGVAIIGNNGAGKTNLLEAVYYLEVFRSFRGAPDERLVRFGAEAFHVRGRFRDEATGEEREITAAFERRTRRKRVTVGGAEPERLSDAVGRAGVVVFSPSDMALVAGPPGERRRFLDIVLSLNRPGYLGWLQRYRHTLRQRNAILRSGGARALLEPWDEALARTGALLLQARAEWVETHAEAFRRYCAAIGGGAGVCLAYRPGLPLRQPGATAEALAEAFLAELRRSVARDRERGMTHAGPHRDDLAFVDAASSVDLREFGSGGQRRTVAIALRMIEADTVRAGRGREPIILLDDVFAELDPGRAVRLLDLLEAGQRGQVLLTAPKASDLEPRGGRLPHWSIEAGRITT; encoded by the coding sequence ATGGCTTCCTCTCCCGGCGCGCTGGTCTGCGTCGAACTGCGTCTCCGCGACTTCCGGAACTTCGCGGAGCTCGAGCTCGCTTTCCCGGCCGCCGGCGTCGCGATCATCGGCAACAACGGCGCGGGCAAGACCAACCTCCTGGAAGCGGTCTACTACCTGGAGGTCTTCCGATCCTTCCGGGGTGCGCCGGACGAGCGGCTGGTCCGGTTCGGCGCCGAGGCGTTCCATGTGCGCGGCCGGTTCCGCGACGAGGCGACGGGGGAGGAGCGCGAGATCACGGCCGCGTTCGAGCGGCGCACACGCCGCAAGCGCGTCACGGTCGGCGGCGCGGAGCCGGAGCGGCTGAGCGATGCGGTGGGCCGCGCCGGCGTCGTCGTGTTCTCGCCCTCGGACATGGCCCTGGTGGCCGGCCCGCCGGGCGAGCGCCGGCGGTTCCTGGACATCGTGCTGTCCCTGAACCGGCCCGGCTACCTGGGCTGGCTCCAGCGCTACCGCCATACGCTCCGCCAGCGCAACGCCATCCTGCGGAGCGGCGGCGCGCGCGCCCTGCTCGAGCCGTGGGACGAGGCGCTGGCGCGCACGGGCGCGCTCCTCCTGCAGGCCCGGGCGGAGTGGGTGGAGACGCACGCCGAGGCGTTCCGGCGCTACTGCGCGGCGATCGGCGGGGGCGCGGGGGTGTGCCTCGCCTACCGGCCGGGCCTCCCCCTCCGCCAGCCCGGAGCCACCGCAGAGGCACTCGCCGAGGCGTTCCTCGCCGAGCTGCGGCGTAGCGTGGCCCGGGACCGAGAGCGCGGCATGACCCACGCCGGCCCGCACCGCGACGACCTGGCGTTCGTGGACGCGGCGAGTTCGGTGGACCTGCGCGAGTTCGGGTCGGGCGGGCAGCGGAGGACGGTGGCCATCGCGCTGCGCATGATCGAGGCGGACACCGTGCGGGCGGGGCGGGGTCGGGAGCCGATCATCCTGTTGGACGACGTTTTCGCGGAGCTGGACCCAGGCCGCGCCGTCCGGCTGCTGGATCTCCTGGAGGCCGGGCAGCGGGGGCAGGTCCTCCTGACGGCGCCCAAGGCCTCGGACCTGGAGCCCCGGGGCGGGCGCCTCCCGCACTGGTCCATCGAGGCCGGGAGGATCACCACATGA